The DNA window AATCTTCATGTTTCCAAAACTATCTGAATTAAGACGATCTGTCATCGGATATACTTTGAACCGTGGAGAACACTTCCGAGCGACTCGGCGCCCAGATCGGCGGCCAGCTCTATTTGGCGCACCGCTACGCGCGGGCGGCGGCCAACCGGGCATTGCGCGAACAGCACCTCGAGCTGCGCCATCTCGGGGTGCTCGCTTGCATCGCCGAAGTGGGACCGCTGAACCAGCGCGCCTTGGTCGACCGGCTCCAGCTGGACAAGTCGTCGATGGTCTACATCATCGATGAGCTGGAACGGCAGGGGCTGGCGCAACGGCGCAAGGACGAGCGGGACCGCCGCAGCTACGCCGTGCACATCACGCCGGAGGGCCGCAAGCGGCTCGCCGCGGCCAACAACACCGCCGACGAAGTGGTGACCGATCTGCTCGCGCCGTTCTCGGCGGCCGAACGCCGACAGCTGCACGAGCTGCTCGCGCGGTTCATCGAGCACGCCGCCGGACAAAGCTGAGGCTCGACCGACGGCGCTAAGGATCAGTTGCCGATATCGCGCGCGAGCAGATCGGCGGAGGTTTCGCGGCGTACCAACTGGCGCGCTCGACCGTGGTGCACCGCGATGATCGGCGGGCGACCCACGCTGTTGTAGGACGAGGCGAGGCTGTGGTGGTACGCGCCGGTGCACGGAACCGCGAGCACCTCGCCGGGGCGCAGGTCGGCGGGCAGGCGGACATCGATGGCGAGCACATCGCCCGCCTCGCAGTAGCGACCCGCCACCGTGGCGATCATCTGCGGACCGCACGGATGCCGATTGGCAACGACCACTTCGTAATTCGCGCCGTAGAGCGCGACCCGGGCGTTATCGCCCATGCCGCCGTCGACGGTGACGTAGGTGCGCCCGCCGTCGATGTGCTTGACCGACAACACCCGATACAGCGTCACTCCGGCCCGCGCCACGATGGCGCGGCCGGGTTCCATGGCGATATTCGGGCGCGGGAAGTGGTGTCGCGCGCAGCCCGCGTCCAGGGCGTCGTCGATGATGTCGGCGAGTTCGGTCAGATTCATCTCGGCGTCGCCGTTGCGGTAGGCGACCGCATGCCCGCCGCCCAGGTCGAGGTCGGTGAGGACGCAGCCGTAATCCTGGCGGACGCCGGCCATTTCGCCGATCATTCGGCGGATGGCCTCGCCGTAGTGGTCCGGATCGTAGATCTGCGAGCCGAGGTGGCAGTGGAAGCCGATCAGGTCGAGATTCGGCTGACGCATGATGCGCTCGATCGCCTCGGCGGCCATCGGGCTGCCGAGCGGAAAGCCGAATTTCTGGTCCAGCACACCGGTTTTCACGGCCGGATGCCCGTGCACGTCGATACCGGGAGACAGGCGGAGCAGTACCCGCTGCGGCCGGGTGGCCAGTGCGGAGAGCAGGGTGATCTCGGTCAGCGAGTCGACCACGATCCGGCCGACGCCGCAGCGCAGCGCGGCTTCGAGTTCGTCGCAGGACTTTCCGTTGCCGTGCAAGATGATTCGTGCCGGATCGACACCGGCAGCCAGTGCGATGGCCAGCTCGCCCGCCGAGCAGACATCCACCGAAAGTCCTTCTTGGGTAACCCATTGCGCGACCGCGCGGATCATCAGCGCCTTGCCTGCGTAGATGACCTCGGCCTCGGGGAAGGCCTTGCGGTAGGCGCGGCAGCGGGCGCGGACCTCCTGCTCGTCGAGCACGTAGGTCGCGGTGCCGTACTGGTCGGCGATATCGGCGAGGGCCACCCCGCCGAGGGTGATTCTGCCGTCGCCGTCATAGTGGGTATCCCGCGGCCAGACCGCCGCGTCCAAGCGCGAAGGCATTCCCGACCGCAGCGACGGGAAGATTTCGAGCAGCGTCACGTGGTTCTCCTGGGTGCGCCCCCGCTTTCTCGGAATGCGGGGCCGATTTCAGGACTACGCCGCCTCCTATTGATCATGGGCGATGCTGACGGATCCTTGACGCGCCGGATCCGGTTCCTGACGGGTTGCTGACCGACACCCCGGGCTCCGCACTGGAGGTTGGCTCCGCGCCGATCGATGACTCTGCACCGGCCGCAGCCCCGCGGTCGGTTGCGGGCTATGCGTCAGCGTGTGGTTGGTCAGCCGCCGAGTTTCTTGTAGAACGCGCCCGCGATCGGGGCGGTGAACGAGCGTGGGCCGTATTGGCCTGCGACGCTCATACCCTTGCTGATCAGGCCGGGGACCACGCGCATCTTGTTGCGGGCCAGGGCGTCGATGGAGATCTTGGCGGTGTATTCGGAGGTGACCCACATGAAGTCGGGGACCATGCGGTCGACGATGGAAGCCTCGGTGGGGTCCGGGGTTTCGGTGCGGACCGGGCCGGGGGCGAGCAGCGTGACGTGCACGCCCGAGCCCTTCAGTTCGCCGCGCAGCGATTCGGAGAAGGTGTTGGCGAAGGCTTTGCTCGCCGCGTAGGTCGTGTTGTTCGGGATCGGCATATTGCCCGCCGCCGAACCACTGATCAGGATGCCGCCGCCGCCCCTGGCGATCATCCCGGGCAGCACCGCCAGCGTGAGGTCGTGCACCGCGACCGCATTGAGCTCCATCTGGGCGCGCTCATAGGCCGGATCCAGTTCGGCGACCGCGCCGAAGGTGGCGATACCGGCGTTGTTGCACAGGATCGCGATATTGCGGGCCGACAGCTCCTCGACCAGCGGTCCGCGCGCGTCGCGGTCCGCGAGGTCGACCGCGCGCACCTCGGCGGTGATGCCGTGCGCCAGCGTCAGCCGCTGCGCCAGTTCATCGAGCACCGCACCGCGCCGGGCGACCAGGATCAGCGAGTAGCCGCGAGCGGCGAGTTCGGCGGCCAGCGCGGTGCCGATGCCGGAGGAGGCACCGGTGACGACCGCGCGATTCTCGGAGGTAGGGGAGGGCAGGCTCACCAGTGGAGCCTAAGTGAGGGTGCGTACCCACCCCACACCGGATTGGAGTGCCGTCGCCGGTGGGGCTTTCGATACTGATCACCAATCGGCACCAATGGCCTCAGCACCCCTTCCTGACCGGGATCCGGGCTGTTCAAAATTGTCGCGGACTTCGGCCGCGATGCAGGTCACGTGCATGTATGGTTTGCTGTCGCGCAATCGCGCTCGCCACGAGGTCATTTGGACCCCGGTGCGGGACGTCACCATCGCCCATTTGGCGCTTTCTGAAACAGCCCGGATCCCGCTAGATTCGGCAAGAATGGGCGCCAAGTGCTCCGCTACAGCCGGGCCGCCAGCCGCGTACCTTGGTCGATGGCGCGCTTGGCGTCGAGTTCGGCGGCCAGGTCCGCGCCGCCGATCAGGTAGACATTGGCGCCCGCGGCGCGCAGCGGCTCTTCCAGTTCGCGCACGGATTCCTGGCCTGCGCAGATGATCACGTTGTCGACCGGGATCAGTTGCGGGCGTTGGCGTTTCTCGCCGAAGCTGATGTGCAGGCCGTTGTCGTCGATGCGCTCGTAGTTCACGCCGCCGACGTGCTCGACGCCTTTGGCCTTGAGCGCCGCGCGGTGCACCCAGCCGGAGGTCTTGCCCAGGTCCTTGCCGAACGGGGTCGACTTGCGTTGCAGCAGTACGACTTCGCGGGCGGCCGGGGCGGGCTTGGGCGCGGTGAGCTGGCCGCGGACCTGCTCGTCGGCGGAGTCGATGCCCCATTCCTCCTTCCACTCGTCCAACTTGAGCGTGGGATGTCCTTCAACAGTGAGGAATTCGCTGACGTCGTAGCCGATGCCGCCCGCGCCGATGACGGCGACGCGCTTGCCGACGGGCCGTTCCTCGCGCACCAGTTCGGCATAGGACAGCACCATCGGGTGGTCGATGCCGGGGATATTCGGAATGCGCGGGCGCACACCGGTGGCCAGCACGATCTCGTCGTAGTGTGCCTCGATCAGCTCCGCGGCGGTGACCCGCTTGTTCAGGTGCACGGTCACGCCGGTGACCTCGAGCATCCTGGTGTAGTAGCGGATCGACTCGTTGAACTCTTCCTTGCCCGGAATGCGGCGGGCGATATCGAATTGACCGCCGATTTTGTCGTCGGCCTCGAAAAGGTCGACGCGATGGCCTCTTTCGGCGAGATTGACCGCCGCGGACAGTCCGGCCGGGCCCGCGCCGACCACCGCGACGCGCTTGGTGCGCCGGGTCGGCAGCAGCTTCAGCTCGGTCTCGTGACCGGCGCGCGGGTTCAGCAGGCAGGAGACGGTCTTGTGCTGGAAGGCGTGGTCCAGGCAGGCCTGATTGCAGGCGATGCAGGTGTTGATCTCGTCGACCCGGTTCGCCTCGGCCTTGTTCACCCATTCGGGATCGGTGAGGAAGGGCCGGGCCAGCGAAACCAGTTGCGCGTCACCACGAGTGAGGATTTCCTCGGCGATTTCGGGCATATTGATCCGGTTGGACGCGCAGACCGGAATATCGACCTGTTCGGTGATCTTCGCGGTGAATTCGACGAAGGCCGCGCGCGGCACCGAGGTGACGATGGTCGGCACCCGCGCCTCGTGCCAGCCGATATCGGTATTCAGGATGCTGGCGCCCGCGGCTTCGAGTTCCTTTGCCAGCAAGACGATTTCGTCGAAGGTCTGGCCCTTCTCGACCAGTTCGGCCATGGATAGCCGGAATATGATGATGAAGTTCGGGCCGACCGCGGCGCGGGTGCGGCGCACGATCTCCACCGCTAGTCGGCGGCGGTTCTCCGGCGTGCCACCCCACTTGTCGGTGCGCTTATTGGTGCGCGGCGCCAGGAACTGGTTGATGAAATAGCCCTCACCGCCCATGATTTCGCAGCCGTCATAGCCCGCGAACTGGGCCAGCTTCGCGCAGCGGACGTAGTCATCGATGGTCTGCTCGACACCCTTGGCCGAGAGCTTGCGGGGACGGAAGGGATTGATCGGAGCCTTGATCGAGGATGCCGAGACACTGCCCGGCATATACGAGTAGCGGCCCGCGTGCAGGATCTGGATGGCGATCTTGCCGTCTTCTTTGTGCACGGCGCCGGTGATCACCCGGTGCCGGTAGGCCTCGGTCTTATTGGTGAGCTTGGCGCCGAACGGCAGCAGCCAGCCGGTGCGGTTCGGGGCGTAGCCGCCGGTGATGATGAGGCCGACACCGCCGCGGGCGCGTTCGGCGAAGTAGGCGGCCAGGCGGTTGGTATCCCAGGCGCGATCCTCCAGGCCGGTATGCATCGATCCCATGATCACGCGATTGCGCAGTGTGGTGAAGCCGAGGTCGAGGGGCTCGAAAAGATGGGGGAACGAACTCATCGCTGAGTCTCACCTTTCTTCGGGTCCGCGTGCGGGGCTGTGCACGGGTTTTCAGGGCTTATGCGGTTGCAGGGCTTGCAGGACTTCGTCGCACCATTCGACGAATCCGGACTCCGCACGGATACCCGCGCGCAGGACGAGGTACTGGTGCAGCGGGGTGCCGGAGAGCTGATCCGGTGCCGGGAAGTCACGTTTCTCGATGAGGCGGAACAACTCGAGGCGCTGGTTGTGCTGGTCGCGATGGCGGACGACCTCGACGCAGAGCGCGCCGATATCGCCGTGCGCGGCGGCGCGGATCTTCACGCCGAGTTCGTTGCGCGGCATCTCGGTATCGGTCGGCGCGGCGATCCAGCGGGCCAGTTCGGTGCGACCCGCCTCGTTCACCGAATAGACCTTCTTATCCGGCCTGCCCTCCTGGACGACGGCCTCGCTGCTCAGCCAGCCGGATTCCTCCATGCGCTTGAGTACCCGGTAGATCTGCTGGTGGGTGGCGCGCCAGAAGAAGCCGATGGACTTGTCGAAGCGGCGCGCCAGCTCATAACCCGAACCAGCGCGCTCGGTCAGCGATACCAGCAGCGCATGCTCGAGTGCCATGGCGCAAGGTTATCGTTACACCCAGTACTATGCAACTCAGTGCATAGCGTTCCGAGGCGAAACCGCGCTGGCGCGCGGTCTTCGCTCCGGCCCACCGACGTCGGAATGCGTTGGCCCGGCAGCCCTGTATGCCGACGTGGTTGGGTTGTGTCGCCCGTGCCGGCGCGCGCATCCGCCCGGCCTGCGGGCGTTGAGCGGTCGGCCAACGTAGTCGTGCCGCCCAAAGACGTGGGCGGCGTCGAGTGTTGGGCCGCCCAGCGGCGCGATCGCGATTAGGCTGCGCGCATGACCGAGGTAGACGCGCGGGCGACTGTCGGGCAGGCGGCCGGGCGTGGGCAAGTGGTGGCGTGGGGGTTGTGGGATTGGGGGTCCTCGGCGTTCAACGCCGTGATCCTGACCTTCGTCTTCTCGGTGTACCTGACCGATAAGGTCGGTGACGATCTGCCGGGCGGGGTGTCGCCGAGCGCGTGGCTGGGGTGGGCGCTCGGTTTCGCGGGGTTCGTGGTGGCGCTCACCGCGCCGGTCAGCGGGCAGCGCTTCGACGCGAGCGCGAAACGCAAACGCTCCCTTGGGGTTTTGACCGCGCTGACCATCCTGTCGATGACGCTGATGTTCTTCGTCCACGACAACTATCACGACTTCTGGATGGGTCTGGTACTGCTCGGCTTCGGCTCGGCGTTCTTCGAACTCGCGGGTGTGCCGTACAACGCGATGCTGCGCCAGGTCTCCACCCCGGCCGATGTCGGGCGGGTCTCCGGATTCGGCTGGGCCATGGGCTATTTCGGCGGCATCTTCATCCTGCTGATCAGCTATTTCGGTTTCATCTCCGGCCACGGCGACAACCGCGGCCTATTCGGTGTGCCCGTCGATGATGGGACCAACATCAGGTTGGTCGCCATGCTGGCCGCCGTGTGGTTCGCGGCTTTCTCGCTCCCGGTGTTGTTCGCCGTACCCGAATTGCCACGCACCAACGCCGATCCCGGTGCGGAAAAGGCGGGTTTCTTCGGCTCGTACCGGGTGCTGTGGCGGGATCTGCGCGAACTCTGGGTCGTCGATCGCCGCACCGTCGCCTTCCTGATCGCCAGCGCGATATTCCGCGACGGTCTGGCCGGGGTGTTCACCTTCGGCGCGATCCTGGCGGTGCGGGTCTACGGCATCGCCGACTCCGATGTGCTGCTGTTCGGTATCGCCGCGAATGTCGTGGCGGCGCTCGGCGCGGTCACCGCGGGCCGCTTCGACGATCGCGTCGGCCCGAAGATCGTGATCGTCATATCCCTGGTTGCCATGGTGATCTGCGGCATCGCGCTACTGGTCGTCTCGGGTCCGGTGATGTTCTGGATCTTCGGTCTACTCCTGACCATCTTCGTCGGCCCCGCCCAATCCGCCGCCCGATCCTTCCTCACCCGCCTGGCACCACCCGGTCGTGAAGGCCAGATGTTCGGCCTCTATACCACCACCGGCCGCGCCGTATCTTTCCTCGCCCCAGCCCTTTTCGGCTTCTTCGTCTGGGCTTTCGACAGCGACCGCGCCGGCATCATCGGCATCGTGGTCGTCCTGGCCATCGGCCTCGCTGCCTTACTTCCCGTCCGTGGGCCGGATCGTGCCGTGCTCTAACTACTTGTCGGTACCGAGCGGTCATGCTCGCTGTCGTCAGCGTGTGCCGAGCAGCAGCGTCTGGGTGCTGCGCCCGATCGGGCCCTTCTCATCGAATAAGCGGGATTCGGTCAGGCCGATGCCGCTGCGTTCCGGATAGGTGACCGCGTCCAGGCACACCCATTCGCCGACCGGCTCGCGATGCAGGGTGACCGTGAGATCGGTGTTGATGAAGAAGTATCGGCCCCATGGCAGGACGGAGCTGACGCCGTTGCCGAAGTCGGCGGCGGCGAGGGTCCGCTCCAGCGGGCTGGGCGAGGTGCCGGCCACGATCGGATAGCGCAGGCGAATCCAGCACACGGCCGGGCCCGGGTTCCGGAAAGCGCCTGAGACGAAACGGTATTCGACGCCGGTGTGGAATCCGACCGGCTGATCGCTCGGGAAGCTGTGATCCGGGCTCTGCGGCACCGTGTCCGGACCGGGCTGGATACCGGTCGGCAGCACTTCGGCCGGCACGTCCAGTTCCGGCTCGGCCTGCCGCAGCCGCCAGGCGCTGGCCTTCAGCGCCGGTCCCTGGTCGGAACTCAGCGTGGCCTCGATCAGTTCGACACTGCGCCCGGGCTGGGTGACTCGTGCCGCGGCCCGGATGACTCGCGCCTCGGCCCGCAGCGGTGCGATCGGCACCGGCCCGAGAATCTCCACCGCCACCCGTGCGACCCGGCACTCCGGTTCCGGTCGGCACCGCTCGATCACATGCCCCAGCAGCGCCGACGGCGGCCCGGCGTGCTGAGCGTCCGGCGACCATGGCCCCCGAGTGAATTCGGTGGAATGGAACAGATCCGGATCCGAGGAGTCGGGCACGTAGAAGCCATCCATAGTGTCTGGAGCCTAGGCGGCGTTCAAGAATTCGGTGTTCTGGCGAGGGGGATGGCTACCTGGATGGTGGCTTCGTAGCGGACGGCGAGCAGCCCGCGAGCCTGGCCGTTCAGCCGTCGAGGCGCCGGTCGAAACGCCACCTGGCGCCTGAATGCACCGCCGACGCGCATGAGGCCTCTTGCGAGGGCCGTGGCGGTAATGGCGAGAGGTACTTGTCTATGAGACAGTGCCGTCGTGGCCAATCCTCAGCACCTGACCAATCCCGAGGCGCTGTACCAAGCTGTGGCGGAACGGCGTCTTCAATACGAGAACCTGCTCTGGCAGGTGCCCGCCGTCAGTCTGACCGCCCAAGCTTTCTTGTTCAGCGTCGCGCTGACCCAGGACATCGACTCTTTTCCGCAGATTCTGGCCGGTTTGCTCGCGATGACCGTGTCGGTCATCTCGATCATGCTCATGGCTAGCCATAGACGAGCCGAAAGCCGGGATGCTCAATGGCTGGAGCGCTTTGAGCAGCAGGAACTGGGCGCGGGCGCTTGGGGTGCACACGGCGCAGCATTCCGGTCGCAGAAAATCGCGGATCCCGACGCCGGCTGGTTTGCCAACCTGATAAACCTCAGGCTCATGTTCCAGGTGTGGGTCGTCGGTCTCGGAATGTTCGGCCTCGTAGCCATCTTGATGATCGTGAAGACCGTGATAATTATCGCCGTCTCCTGACTCGGGGCCAAGGCGCGGGCTCGTCGGGCTGGGGCATGGTCCTGTTCGTGGGCCCGGCCTACTCTCGGCTTCGACGGGGTGATACGTGTTGACCAGTGGCGAGGATGAACACACTGATCACCAACACCCACGCCGGGAAGACCAGAGTTACCCAGAAACTGAAGCTGAAGACCAGCAGCAAGGCCAGGGCGAGCAGGTAGGTGGTCACCACCAGCCATCGTGGCATCAGGCCGGTGCGCAACCAGATCGTGCCGAGCGAAATCATGAACACCCCGGCCATGCGCAACACGTAGACGTTGTTGATCTGCAGCATCACCTCACGGCCGAAGTAGACGATCTCGCCCTGGGAAGCGTCCGAGTGCCGGGAGATGGCAAGGATACCGCCCGCTATCCCCGTCGAGGCGAAAATCATGGCCAGGAACAGCAGCCCGCTGCCCAGGAATACCGTCGAGAAGAAGCGGTCCTCGAGATCTCCGAGCTGGTCGCGGACCACGCCGATGAACCACAGGAACGCGATGCCCGCGAAGGGCATCAGCACCAAGGCGACGGAGATTCGTGATCCGCTGCGTCCCACCCACGCGGTCTCCGAGAAGGGGTCGTCGGGGAGCGCGGTGTGCACCAGCGCGAGGGTGGACGAGAAGAGCGCGGCGAAGACGATGCCGGCGACCGCCGCCGCACGCGGCGTCCTGAGCTGGTGGAACTGCATCCCGCTCTGCGTATCGGCCATAAACAAATCTAATGCGAACTCGCCTTTCGCCATTGCCGAATCAGCCGAGTCGGTGATCCATCGGCTGTTCAGCAGGAGCCGCGTGGACGCTCCGTGCTGGCGCTCGAGCCGGAGGCCGGCTGGCTAGCGGTCCTTCGAGGGCCGCCAGGCGCTCATGCCGAGGGCGATGAGGCGGACCTGGCGGATGGTGCGGTCGATGATGGCGGGGTGGTCGCGGGGGGTGGCGGCGACGTAGTCGGCGATGCAGTCGGCGACGGTGGAGACGATCAGGTCGGCGGCCAGTTCGAGGTCCTCGGGAGGCCAGGAGTCCAATTCGGGAATGCGGGACAGGTCGACGACCAGTTCGCGGACGATCAGTTGGAGTTCGAGGGCGATGGCCTGCTGTAGGGCCGCCGAGCCGCCGCGGCGTTCGCGGGTGATGAAGCCGAACAGTTCGCGTTTGGTGGCGACCTGCTCGAAGACGAAGCGCACGGTTTCCGAGAGCCGGGCGTCGGGGGTGCGGCGCAATTGCCGCAGGGCCAGGCGCAACGCGCGGATACCCTCGTCGACCAGGGCCGCGCCGAGATCGTCGAGTGAGGCGAAGTGGCGGTAGAACGCGGTCGGCACGATGCCCGCGGAACGGGCGATTTCACGCAGGCTCAGCGCACCGAAGCCGCGCTCGGCGGCGAGCGCAAGCGTGCCGTCGAGCAGGGCCTGCCGGGTGCGCTCCTTGCGTTCCATCCGGGTAGCTGCGGGCTCGCTCATCGCAGTGAGCATACATCCGTTCACCATTCGTCCATTCCATGGATGTAGTTCGGGTCACATCAATTGCTGGTTGACAGTGGACCCGGTCCATCAGTCACACTTGTTGAGTGTACAGGCGTGCACTGAAATCTTCGCCGAAGAAGATCGGGCGCACGCCACCGTCGGACAAGCAGCGGCACCCAGCGGCGTGAGCCCCTGGTCCGGAGGCGGCCGTCACGCAGGACCCGCGCACGCCGCACATTGAACGGAGAACCTCATGGTGGGACTCATCGATCTGGTGCAAACCCTGACCACCCCGCACCCACTCGACCGCTACCTGGAACTCGTCCGCCCCACGCTGACGGCCCGGGAACTGCGCGCGGAGATCACCCATGTCCGCCGCTCGGTACCCGGATCGGTGACGCTCACCCTGCGTCCGACCCGGCAGTGGCGCGGCCACGCCGCCGGGCAATACGTGCAGATCGGGGTCGTGATCGACGGCATCCGCCACATCCGGTGCTACTCGCCGGTGAACCCGGAGGGCCGCCGGGACCGCCATATCCAACTGACCGTCAAGGCGCATCCGGGCGGACTGGTATCGCAGTACCTGTACCGCAACGCCGTGCCCGGCATGGTCGTCAGCCTCGAACCCGCCGCCGGCGTCTTCCGGCTGCCCGAGCCGCGCCCCGAACGGGTGCTACTGATCAGCGGCGGCAGCGGTATCACACCGGTGCTGTCCATGCTGCGCACGCTGGCGGAGGAGGGCTATCCGGGCGAGCTCGCCTTCCTGCACTACGCGAAATCGCCCGAGGCGGTGCCACATCGCGCGGAGCTGGAGGTGATCGCGCAGGCCAACAAGAACTTCCGCATCGAGATGCGCCATCCCGGCGACGGCTCCGGTTATTTCGATTACGACCAGCTCGAACGCGTCGCACCATGGTTCGCCGACGGCGAGACCTACGTCTGCGGGCCGCAGGGCCTGATGGCCGCGGTGCGCAAGATCTTCGAGGCCGAGCAGCTGAGCGATCGGCTGCATGCCGAGGAGTTCACCCTGGCCACCACGCCCGTCGACGCGGACGAGGCATTCGGCACGGTCAGCTTCTCGGCCAGCGGGAAGAACGCCGAAAACAACGGCGCCGTCCTATTGGAGCAGGCCGAGGCCGCCGGTCTGACACCGGAGTACGGCTGCCGCATGGGTATCTGCTTCTCCTGCACCGCGGTTCGGCGCACCGGCTGCACCCGCAACGTGCGCACCGGCGAAACCAATAGCGATCCGGACCAGCCCATCCAGCTCTGCATCAACGCGCCCGTCGGCGACGTCGAGATCGATATCTGAAAAGCTAAGGGGACCAAGCAATGACAATTTTGACCGAAACGAAAGACGGCCCGCTCGTACTGAGCCCGGACCAGGTCGAGGAACTCGGCCGCGCCCTCGACGACCTGCGCGCCCGCATCGTCGCCGATCTCGGCGACAGCGATCGCGAATACATCTACTCGATCATCAAGGCACAGCGCGGTTTCGAGATCGCCGGTCGCAGCCTGATGTACCTGGGCTTCCTGCCGCCGTTCTGGTTGGCCGCGGTCGCCGCGCTGAGTGTGTCGAAGATCCTGGACAATATGGAGATCGGCCACAACGTGATGCACGGCCAGTACGACTGGATGCGTGAGCGCGGCCTGAATTCCCGTGAGTTCGAATGGGATACGGTTTGCCCGGCGGACCAGTGGAAGCATTCGCACAACTACCTGCACCACACATACACCAACATCCACGGCATGGACCGCGATATCGGCTACGGCATCCTGCGCATGGACGAGAGCCAGAAGTGGAATCCGCTGCGCCTGGGCCAGCCGCTCTACGCCTTCGGGCTGATGGTGCTGTTCGAATGGGGCGTGATGGGCCATGACCTGGAGGTGGAGAACATCATTCGGGGCAAGCGCTCCTGGTCCGATATCAAGAAGCTGGTAAAGGGCCAGTGGCGCAAGGCCGGTCGGCAGGTCCTCAAGGACTACGTCGTGTT is part of the Nocardia sp. NBC_00565 genome and encodes:
- a CDS encoding PadR family transcriptional regulator; translated protein: MALEHALLVSLTERAGSGYELARRFDKSIGFFWRATHQQIYRVLKRMEESGWLSSEAVVQEGRPDKKVYSVNEAGRTELARWIAAPTDTEMPRNELGVKIRAAAHGDIGALCVEVVRHRDQHNQRLELFRLIEKRDFPAPDQLSGTPLHQYLVLRAGIRAESGFVEWCDEVLQALQPHKP
- a CDS encoding thioesterase family protein, translated to MDGFYVPDSSDPDLFHSTEFTRGPWSPDAQHAGPPSALLGHVIERCRPEPECRVARVAVEILGPVPIAPLRAEARVIRAAARVTQPGRSVELIEATLSSDQGPALKASAWRLRQAEPELDVPAEVLPTGIQPGPDTVPQSPDHSFPSDQPVGFHTGVEYRFVSGAFRNPGPAVCWIRLRYPIVAGTSPSPLERTLAAADFGNGVSSVLPWGRYFFINTDLTVTLHREPVGEWVCLDAVTYPERSGIGLTESRLFDEKGPIGRSTQTLLLGTR
- a CDS encoding TetR family transcriptional regulator, which produces MSEPAATRMERKERTRQALLDGTLALAAERGFGALSLREIARSAGIVPTAFYRHFASLDDLGAALVDEGIRALRLALRQLRRTPDARLSETVRFVFEQVATKRELFGFITRERRGGSAALQQAIALELQLIVRELVVDLSRIPELDSWPPEDLELAADLIVSTVADCIADYVAATPRDHPAIIDRTIRQVRLIALGMSAWRPSKDR
- a CDS encoding MFS transporter; this encodes MTEVDARATVGQAAGRGQVVAWGLWDWGSSAFNAVILTFVFSVYLTDKVGDDLPGGVSPSAWLGWALGFAGFVVALTAPVSGQRFDASAKRKRSLGVLTALTILSMTLMFFVHDNYHDFWMGLVLLGFGSAFFELAGVPYNAMLRQVSTPADVGRVSGFGWAMGYFGGIFILLISYFGFISGHGDNRGLFGVPVDDGTNIRLVAMLAAVWFAAFSLPVLFAVPELPRTNADPGAEKAGFFGSYRVLWRDLRELWVVDRRTVAFLIASAIFRDGLAGVFTFGAILAVRVYGIADSDVLLFGIAANVVAALGAVTAGRFDDRVGPKIVIVISLVAMVICGIALLVVSGPVMFWIFGLLLTIFVGPAQSAARSFLTRLAPPGREGQMFGLYTTTGRAVSFLAPALFGFFVWAFDSDRAGIIGIVVVLAIGLAALLPVRGPDRAVL
- a CDS encoding MarR family winged helix-turn-helix transcriptional regulator, producing the protein MENTSERLGAQIGGQLYLAHRYARAAANRALREQHLELRHLGVLACIAEVGPLNQRALVDRLQLDKSSMVYIIDELERQGLAQRRKDERDRRSYAVHITPEGRKRLAAANNTADEVVTDLLAPFSAAERRQLHELLARFIEHAAGQS
- the cmrA gene encoding mycolate reductase (Catalyzes the final step in mycolic acid biosynthesis.), whose protein sequence is MSLPSPTSENRAVVTGASSGIGTALAAELAARGYSLILVARRGAVLDELAQRLTLAHGITAEVRAVDLADRDARGPLVEELSARNIAILCNNAGIATFGAVAELDPAYERAQMELNAVAVHDLTLAVLPGMIARGGGGILISGSAAGNMPIPNNTTYAASKAFANTFSESLRGELKGSGVHVTLLAPGPVRTETPDPTEASIVDRMVPDFMWVTSEYTAKISIDALARNKMRVVPGLISKGMSVAGQYGPRSFTAPIAGAFYKKLGG
- a CDS encoding NADPH-dependent 2,4-dienoyl-CoA reductase — encoded protein: MSSFPHLFEPLDLGFTTLRNRVIMGSMHTGLEDRAWDTNRLAAYFAERARGGVGLIITGGYAPNRTGWLLPFGAKLTNKTEAYRHRVITGAVHKEDGKIAIQILHAGRYSYMPGSVSASSIKAPINPFRPRKLSAKGVEQTIDDYVRCAKLAQFAGYDGCEIMGGEGYFINQFLAPRTNKRTDKWGGTPENRRRLAVEIVRRTRAAVGPNFIIIFRLSMAELVEKGQTFDEIVLLAKELEAAGASILNTDIGWHEARVPTIVTSVPRAAFVEFTAKITEQVDIPVCASNRINMPEIAEEILTRGDAQLVSLARPFLTDPEWVNKAEANRVDEINTCIACNQACLDHAFQHKTVSCLLNPRAGHETELKLLPTRRTKRVAVVGAGPAGLSAAVNLAERGHRVDLFEADDKIGGQFDIARRIPGKEEFNESIRYYTRMLEVTGVTVHLNKRVTAAELIEAHYDEIVLATGVRPRIPNIPGIDHPMVLSYAELVREERPVGKRVAVIGAGGIGYDVSEFLTVEGHPTLKLDEWKEEWGIDSADEQVRGQLTAPKPAPAAREVVLLQRKSTPFGKDLGKTSGWVHRAALKAKGVEHVGGVNYERIDDNGLHISFGEKRQRPQLIPVDNVIICAGQESVRELEEPLRAAGANVYLIGGADLAAELDAKRAIDQGTRLAARL
- the lysA gene encoding diaminopimelate decarboxylase — encoded protein: MTLLEIFPSLRSGMPSRLDAAVWPRDTHYDGDGRITLGGVALADIADQYGTATYVLDEQEVRARCRAYRKAFPEAEVIYAGKALMIRAVAQWVTQEGLSVDVCSAGELAIALAAGVDPARIILHGNGKSCDELEAALRCGVGRIVVDSLTEITLLSALATRPQRVLLRLSPGIDVHGHPAVKTGVLDQKFGFPLGSPMAAEAIERIMRQPNLDLIGFHCHLGSQIYDPDHYGEAIRRMIGEMAGVRQDYGCVLTDLDLGGGHAVAYRNGDAEMNLTELADIIDDALDAGCARHHFPRPNIAMEPGRAIVARAGVTLYRVLSVKHIDGGRTYVTVDGGMGDNARVALYGANYEVVVANRHPCGPQMIATVAGRYCEAGDVLAIDVRLPADLRPGEVLAVPCTGAYHHSLASSYNSVGRPPIIAVHHGRARQLVRRETSADLLARDIGN